The sequence GCGCGATGCGCCACAAACAAGTGCACATATAGCCTTCACGGTCGAAAGCAGGAAAATCGTTGACGAATTTCACCGGGCGGCGCTTGCAGCCCGCGGCATCGACAACGGCCCTCCCGGGCTTCGTCCTCACTATCATGCGAACTATTATGGCGCTTTCGTTCTCGATCCGGATGGCCACAACATCGAAGCGGTTTGTCACTTGCCGATGACTTGAGTGGTGGGAGCTGCATTTCCTGTGAAGTCACTGTACGGGTGGCCGTACAAAGCGCATACGCCAAATCGGTGCGAAGGCAATGCGGCTATCGAAACGATAAAAAATGGTCTGAGTATGTGCCGTTCAAGAACGCAAGACTCGTTGGTCGTTAGCGATATCCATGGCTTTCCGGAAACTTTTGTCGAACTATTGGGTGCCGGAGGCTTTAGGCACCGCGGTTTACAACTTGCCAGCCTCAGCGGGCGCCCTGACCTGAGTGGAGAAAATCTTCACGACCACCTTTTCAATAAAGGTGGTTTGCAACAAGCGCTTCGAGGACTTCTCGAACTTGATGGACGCATGTGTGTCGGCATCGGCTTCAGCGCAGGTGGAACTGTTTTATGGAATGCGGTCAAGGAGGGGCTGGAGCTCAAGGCTTTGATCTGCGTGTCATCAACGAGACTGCGCTTGGAAACTTCCCCTTTGAATATACCGACTATGGTACTTTGGGGAGAGGCCGACCCATATCGGCCAACCGAAAGTTGGAACAACACTCTTCCACGTTGTTGGAAAGCCTACGCAGGAAAGCAGCACGATTTCTATCGGATTGACGCCGCTACGCCGAACTCTCCTTTGCACATGGATATTGCAGCCTTCATCGAAAGCCTCTTTCCATAGCGCGTATCTGTGCTCGTTTGGGACCATATGGCCTTCACCGCAGCCAGCCGCCAAATCACTCTACCGGCGGACCGACATAGCGCGCACGCGGCCGAATGAGCCTGCCGCTGGTGGCCT comes from Rhizobium tropici CIAT 899 and encodes:
- a CDS encoding VOC family protein, with product MLDHVTIGVRDLERSKIFYDTVLRAIGIERLYAEGERFAGYGVGQKAFFWIGQRDAPQTSAHIAFTVESRKIVDEFHRAALAARGIDNGPPGLRPHYHANYYGAFVLDPDGHNIEAVCHLPMT
- a CDS encoding alpha/beta hydrolase produces the protein MKSLYGWPYKAHTPNRCEGNAAIETIKNGLSMCRSRTQDSLVVSDIHGFPETFVELLGAGGFRHRGLQLASLSGRPDLSGENLHDHLFNKGGLQQALRGLLELDGRMCVGIGFSAGGTVLWNAVKEGLELKALICVSSTRLRLETSPLNIPTMVLWGEADPYRPTESWNNTLPRCWKAYAGKQHDFYRIDAATPNSPLHMDIAAFIESLFP